A single genomic interval of Anopheles marshallii chromosome 2, idAnoMarsDA_429_01, whole genome shotgun sequence harbors:
- the LOC128709587 gene encoding acyl carrier protein, mitochondrial produces the protein MASLMNSVRGLACRNTCLLRCILARSMSSVVVLRRDRCNEKFLTAPASALLSPFEPKQNGRWQLEIVRNYSAKEPLTLQLIKERVLLVLKLYDKVNPEKLTLESHFINDLGLDSLDHVEVIMAMEDEFGFEIPDGDAEKLFRPADIVQYIADKEDIYE, from the exons ATGGCATCGTTGATGAATAGTGTACGCGGCCTGGCCTGCCGAAATACGTGCTTACTTCGTTGCATACTGGCACGGTCGATGTCCTCGGTCGTGGTGCTCCGGCGGGATCGGTGTAACGAGAAGTTTTTGACAGCCCCGGCCTCTGCGCTGCTCTCCCCCTTTGAG CCGAAA CAAAACGGTCGATGGCAACTAGAGATAGTCAGAAATTACAGTGCTAAAGAACCGCTAACACTTCAGCTGATCAAAGAGCGTGTCCTGTTGGTGCTTAAGCTGTACGACAAAGTCAATCCCGAAAAG CTGACACTGGAATCGCACTTCATCAATGACCTCGGGCTCGATTCGCTGGATCATGTCGAGGTGATAATGGCCATGGAAGACGAATTCG GCTTTGAAATTCCCGATGGAGACGCAGAAAAGCTTTTCAGACCTGCCGACATTGTGCAGTATATCGCTGACAAAGAAGATATTTATGAATAA
- the LOC128709586 gene encoding SPRY domain-containing SOCS box protein 3, whose product MRHYIPCASLPAISEMSLAQLNKNVAFLRTSCNDNWSVPFCNCEYPNESRWKFSAKKTMPCRCGEDTSKRLDWTWNKELTVEIVVSGTEVIFHPVYSQGTSIIRGNEPLHQGRHHYWELKILSPLSGTDIMFGIGTDKVDLLRHQFSFTSVLGIDDQSWGYSYRGVAQHNGQLKYYGKKFSRGRIIGIYVDMFRGTLEYYLNRRSLGRAYSGIPREEGIEIYPMVSSTSAKSSIKLINAASFEDNLRFNCMKVIAKYPKLLAQVNAIPGLRTVVQELWFLQLREPSQSEDFALNNLHLADEAVLCGKKLKLLDTINTADSGVSKALEINSEAQIYDNLMRNEELDDKTTSSSKVHNDRCSATDSNSEDDEIAVMIQNQFF is encoded by the exons ATGCGCCACTATATCCCCTGTGCATCGTTGCCG GCTATCAGCGAAATGAGTCTTGCTCAACTTAACAAAAATGTCGCTTTCCTTCGAACAAGCTGCAACGATAATTGGTCCGTGCCGTTCTGTAATTGTGAGTATCCAAACGAATCTCGATGGAAATTTTCTGCGAAAAAAACGATGCCATGCCGCTGCGGGGAAGATACATCCAAAAGACTCGATTGGACATGGAACAAAGAATTAACGGTAGAAATCGTGGTGTCAGGAACGGAAGTAATTTTCCATCCAGTGTACAGTCAAGGCACTAGCATAATTCGTGGCAACGAACCGTTACACCAGGGACGTCATCATTACTGGGAACTGAAGATACTATCTCCTCTATCGGGAACAGATAtc ATGTTTGGCATTGGAACTGATAAGGTAGATTTGCTACGGCATCAGTTTTCTTTCACAAGCGTGCTCGGCATTGATGACCAATCATGGGGTTACTCCTATCGTGGCGTAGCCCAACACAACGGACAACTAAAATATTATGGAAAAAAATTTAGCCGAGGACGGATCATAGGCATTTACGTCGACATGTTTCGCGGTACCTTGGAATACTATCTAAACCGACGTTCACTGGGACGGGCATATTCGGGCATTCCCAGAGAGGaaggaattgaaatttatcCCATGGTATCATCTACATCGGCTAAATCTTCCATCAAGCTTATAAACGCCGCTTCGTTCGAAGATAATCTTAGGTTTAACTGCATGAAGGTTATAGCCAAATACCCGAAACTTCTGGCACAGGTGAATGCCATACCAGGCCTAAGGACTGTTGTTCAAGAATTGTGGTTTTTGCAACTTAGGGAACCTAGCCAATCCGAAGATTTCGCACTTAACAATTTACATTTGGCGGACGAAGCAGTTCTTTGtggtaaaaaattaaagcttttGGATACAATTAATACAGCTGACAGTGGCGTCTCTAAAGCGTTAGAAATCAATTCAGAAGCGCAGATTTATGATAACTTGATGAGAAATGAGGAGCTTGATGATAAAACCACAAGTTCATCGAAAGTGCATAATGATCGTTGTAGTGCTACTGATTCCAACAGTGAGGATGATGAGATAGCTGTGATGATACAGAATCAATTTTTTTAG